A DNA window from Aminiphilus circumscriptus DSM 16581 contains the following coding sequences:
- the greA gene encoding transcription elongation factor GreA has protein sequence MSQLRTADDQVPMTRDGYEQLKRELIQLRTDGRAEVARKLEEARGFGDLSENAEYHAAKEEQAQLETRIQWLESRLSRVRIVETADVDTSKVTLGTTITIRDLDSRKDFVYTIVGSEESDPKKNRISAASPVGQALMGQEVGQEVLVRVPKGIRRLKIMDIGVQ, from the coding sequence ATGTCGCAACTGCGCACGGCAGACGACCAGGTCCCCATGACGCGGGATGGCTACGAACAACTCAAGCGGGAACTCATTCAGCTGCGAACGGATGGACGGGCCGAAGTGGCCCGGAAGCTCGAGGAAGCGCGCGGCTTCGGTGACCTGAGCGAAAACGCGGAGTACCACGCGGCCAAGGAAGAACAGGCACAGCTCGAAACGCGCATTCAATGGCTCGAATCACGCCTCAGCCGGGTACGTATCGTCGAAACCGCCGATGTGGACACCAGCAAGGTCACACTGGGAACGACCATCACGATAAGAGACCTGGACTCACGAAAGGACTTCGTCTATACCATCGTGGGTTCCGAGGAATCCGACCCGAAGAAAAACCGCATTTCCGCCGCGAGCCCTGTCGGTCAGGCGCTCATGGGGCAGGAGGTCGGTCAGGAAGTGCTCGTGCGTGTTCCCAAAGGAATCCGCAGGCTGAAGATCATGGACATCGGCGTCCAGTAG
- a CDS encoding ArsB/NhaD family transporter has protein sequence MNGQQWLAGIIFVAAFALIVSEKMHRLKAAMAGLSGVLLLRLVTQEDAFRFIDFNTIGLLIGMMILVGIVKETGLVQRTAITAITLSKGHPWRLLVALTSLTALISALLDNVTTVLLIGPVALAVCETLDLDPEPFIFGEIFASNIGGTATLIGDPPNILIGSAAGLSFNEFLLHLGPAALLALCIMHGLLYLLFRKELVPSHKTEELLLRFQRGGKPLDKKGTIRILAVLAGVLAAFTLHGTLGFEAATIAIAGATAGLLLCPVPLEKALQEVDWVTILFFSTLFMLVGTLEHLGIIEIAATHLVDTVGNRPELFAGMLLWGSGILSALVDNVPYTAAMIPLVRDVASLSSMNAEPLWWALALGACLGGNGTLVGASANLVLAGIAEKGGIRLSFFRFLRVGSLVTGATLLSSTLYLYLRYFILAS, from the coding sequence ATGAATGGACAACAGTGGCTTGCGGGGATCATCTTCGTCGCGGCCTTCGCGCTCATCGTCAGCGAAAAGATGCATCGTTTGAAGGCGGCAATGGCGGGACTTTCCGGAGTACTCCTTCTCCGGCTGGTCACCCAGGAAGACGCCTTTCGCTTCATTGATTTCAACACTATCGGCCTGCTCATCGGCATGATGATCCTCGTGGGAATCGTCAAAGAGACGGGACTCGTCCAACGCACCGCCATCACCGCCATCACGCTGAGCAAGGGACATCCCTGGCGGCTCCTCGTGGCGCTGACATCCCTCACGGCACTCATCTCCGCTCTCCTCGACAACGTCACCACGGTGCTCCTCATCGGTCCCGTGGCCCTCGCCGTGTGCGAAACTCTGGATCTCGACCCGGAGCCGTTCATCTTCGGAGAGATCTTCGCCTCCAACATCGGTGGAACAGCGACACTCATCGGCGATCCGCCCAACATCCTCATCGGATCCGCCGCCGGTCTTTCCTTCAACGAGTTCCTCCTGCACCTGGGCCCTGCGGCGCTGCTGGCGCTGTGCATCATGCACGGCCTGTTGTACCTGCTCTTCCGGAAGGAGCTGGTTCCCTCGCACAAAACGGAGGAACTCCTCCTTCGATTTCAAAGAGGCGGAAAACCGCTGGACAAAAAGGGAACGATACGGATTCTCGCCGTCCTCGCCGGAGTGCTTGCGGCGTTCACACTTCACGGCACACTTGGTTTCGAGGCCGCGACCATCGCCATCGCGGGGGCCACGGCGGGGCTTTTGCTCTGTCCTGTCCCGCTGGAAAAGGCCCTTCAGGAAGTGGACTGGGTCACCATTCTTTTTTTCTCCACACTCTTCATGCTCGTGGGAACTCTCGAACACCTGGGGATCATCGAGATCGCCGCAACGCATCTCGTGGACACCGTCGGAAACCGCCCCGAACTGTTCGCCGGGATGCTCCTGTGGGGCTCGGGAATTCTCTCCGCCCTGGTGGACAACGTCCCCTACACGGCGGCCATGATTCCCCTCGTGCGGGATGTGGCATCCCTCTCGTCCATGAACGCGGAACCGCTCTGGTGGGCACTCGCTTTGGGGGCCTGTCTGGGGGGAAACGGAACACTGGTGGGTGCATCGGCGAACCTTGTCCTGGCGGGCATCGCGGAGAAAGGCGGCATCAGGCTCTCCTTCTTCCGCTTCCTCCGCGTCGGAAGCCTCGTCACGGGAGCCACGCTGCTCTCCTCCACGCTTTACCTCTATCTCCGCTATTTCATCCTCGCTTCCTGA